GATCTATCCTACAATAAACTTCAAGCTATCCGTTCGGATGACTTCCTCCGCCTCCCTCGCCTGCGCGTCCTTCAGCTACAGTTCAACAACATCTCGCATATTGACAGTGATGCCTTCAAAAACAACGGCTTGCTGGAACATCTAGACATCTTCAACAACTCCTTGGGGGAAATTCCAGCCATTGTGCTGACGTCTCTATTGAATTTAAAGGAGCTGTACTTGTCCAACAACCTCTACAAACATGCAACACTGGCTGAGGGCTTCTCCAGGCTGGTCAAACTGCAGGTTCTGTCCATGGGTGGGCCTCTGGTAGAGGGTCTGAAGAGAGAGGATTTTCAGCCAGTGAAGAACATCAAGTTTCAACGCTTCGCAATAAAGTGTTCCTCCAACTTAAGCTACTATGAGCCAGGAAGTCTCCACATTATTCAAACTCAGCAGATGGGCTTAGACATGGCCATAGACCAACGGCCCGGTGCCCTTATTGACATACTGCACGACCTTTCCAATAAGACCTTCAGTGCCATCCAGTTCCGCAACCTCTTTGAGTTCATGTACTACATGGGAGACGAGGACATCTTCCAGAGTCTAAAAAAGGTTAAAGCCTATAAGATCATCTTCCACAGAGGAAAGTTCAATGAGAATCTCCTTAGGATGGCGTTGATCAACCTGCAAGGCGCCACCATCAATACGGTCCGGTTGCAGTACATCGACTTTGCACGCTCGCCAACCTTTATTGACAGCGGGGTCAAATCACGCATCACAGACCTGAAACTGGACAAGCTGGATCTCTGGTAAggagtatttttatttatcacgGTTTTTTATGATACCCAAACGGAAATATCAAATTTGGAAAAAACGAAAAACCATTGACAAAGTATGATCAAGACAAGGGTTATGTCCTGATTTATGCTGTTTCCATTGAGATATGTAACATTtgttgaatgaattaaaatctGTGGTGTCTCTCAGGTATATCAGCAATCCCGATATACTGCGTTTTGACTGGCGCTTCACCTGGTTCAACAAGATCAAAGAGCTGTCCATTCAATACGTTTACTTCAACTCAGTACCTTGTGACGCCTGGGTAGAGATGGCAGGTGTGGGGTTCCTGGATGTTTCTAACAACCGTCTTCAGAACGACTACATCTTCAACCAGCGGTGCGACTACAACGGTGCCATGCCAAACCTTCACACCTTCAACCTGAGCACCAACGAGCTGACCAGCTTAAGAGACTTGTCGTTGCTCACTAGACATTTTCATAATCTGCAAGTGTTGGATTTAAGCAACAACAAGCTGGGTTCTGTCGAAAGCAGCCGGGACTGTGTTTGGCAAAAAAACATTACCAGGATCATTGCTCACCACAATCAGTTCAAGACCGAAGCACTCTCTTGTCTACCCACCACAGTGCACTTCTTGGACCTGTCTTCTTGCAACCTGGACCTGCTGGACGTGGCGTACTTCGAGAAGGCCACTAATCTGAAAGTGCTGCTGCTGAGCGACAACAAAATCAAGTTCATCCCATCCATGTGGGAGAGTCCATCACTGCAGAGACTGGCTTTGGATGGCAATTCGTTTGGTCTCATTAGCAAAGAATCTTTCCAGCATATGCCTGAACTTTCTCACCTGAGGGCTGGGAACAATCCCTACCACTGCACCTGTGAGCTACACGCCTTCATTGAAGACACCAAGCAAAGAGGTCAGGTCAATCTGACAGACTGGCCATGGAACTACAAGTGTTACCATCCTGAGCAGTTTCTAAACACGGTCATATCTCAATACTTCCCGAGTGAGGTGTACTGTGACGTCAGATTGGTTATCATCATCTGTGTCGCCGTCACCACAGCCGTCATCTTGATTCTGATGCTCATTTGTTACATTTTCGACCTCCCGTGGTATACCAAG
This genomic window from Doryrhamphus excisus isolate RoL2022-K1 chromosome 17, RoL_Dexc_1.0, whole genome shotgun sequence contains:
- the tlr18 gene encoding toll-like receptor 18, whose amino-acid sequence is MRKHLIECIYIQELKATGCVAMFWTFIILSVVFIGGRTSSILSTFAPTIASMEEEPCHIFNSGRSADCLGRQLESVPWKHFPSTLENIDLSYNKLQAIRSDDFLRLPRLRVLQLQFNNISHIDSDAFKNNGLLEHLDIFNNSLGEIPAIVLTSLLNLKELYLSNNLYKHATLAEGFSRLVKLQVLSMGGPLVEGLKREDFQPVKNIKFQRFAIKCSSNLSYYEPGSLHIIQTQQMGLDMAIDQRPGALIDILHDLSNKTFSAIQFRNLFEFMYYMGDEDIFQSLKKVKAYKIIFHRGKFNENLLRMALINLQGATINTVRLQYIDFARSPTFIDSGVKSRITDLKLDKLDLWYISNPDILRFDWRFTWFNKIKELSIQYVYFNSVPCDAWVEMAGVGFLDVSNNRLQNDYIFNQRCDYNGAMPNLHTFNLSTNELTSLRDLSLLTRHFHNLQVLDLSNNKLGSVESSRDCVWQKNITRIIAHHNQFKTEALSCLPTTVHFLDLSSCNLDLLDVAYFEKATNLKVLLLSDNKIKFIPSMWESPSLQRLALDGNSFGLISKESFQHMPELSHLRAGNNPYHCTCELHAFIEDTKQRGQVNLTDWPWNYKCYHPEQFLNTVISQYFPSEVYCDVRLVIIICVAVTTAVILILMLICYIFDLPWYTKATYQIIRAKYRAHKEKAAGQPGPFNYHAFISYSHWDADWVREQLLPCLENKRNPYRLCIHERDFMPGKWIIDNIIENIENSHKVIFVLSRHFVNSEWCNYELYFAQQRAMGKTFSDVILVVKEPIDPSSLPSKYCKLKKMLSTKTYLEWPQQVNQQAFFWAQLRSVLGKPMPAQQGRHSVRSRNSSVGGHSLTSYPKENSRPNPIGEAENINDEAFNGRQIPVLKGFHSHVALCTERGDTMSPQLEKAIEGLITVFHSYSSKEGDKYKLSKAELKTLLQEELTDFMAGSNDAAAIDKIMTDLDENGDHQLDFQEFVVLVAALTVACNDFFEGCCKNKR